A DNA window from Hydra vulgaris chromosome 13, alternate assembly HydraT2T_AEP contains the following coding sequences:
- the LOC136089876 gene encoding uncharacterized protein LOC136089876, giving the protein MGPGQSISDCLYFTKSTNDCYKELYSLDVLGLEDQSEGNLNEVYEEFKEQLQQDSTGFYHTGLPRKWECSKLESYSDGSISRLHSLLRKLEKKPNDLIKYNNIIQVQLKDGIIEYAPNKPTGKRIFYTPHRAVIKENSKTIKLRIVFDASAKEYGSPSLNEFLHISPPLQPLLLNVILQNRLQLVCLTEDIKQAFLQIRVDNKDRDVFRFCWVSDLKSKEVITLRFTRIPFGCASSPFILGGVIIY; this is encoded by the coding sequence ATGGGACCAGGACAAAGCATCTCGGactgtttatattttacaaagtcAACCAACGACTGTTACAAAGAACTATATAGCTTGGATGTTCTTGGTCTAGAAGATCAAAGCGAAGGGAATCTAAATGAAGTATATGAAGAATTTAAAGAACAGCTACAACAAGACTCAACTGGTTTTTATCACACTGGATTACCGAGGAAATGGGAATGTTCAAAACTGGAATCTTATTCAGATGGGAGCATCTCAAGGTTGCATAGTTTACTAAGGAAACTGGAAAAGAAACCAAACGATctcataaaatataacaatattattcaAGTACAACTCAAGGATGGGATAATTGAGTATGCACCAAACAAACCAACTGGCAAGCGAATATTCTACACGCCTCATCGAGCAGTGATAAAAGAAAACTCCAAAACAATCAAACTAAGGATTGTTTTTGATGCGTCAGCTAAAGAGTACGGATCACCCTCACTTAACGAATTTTTACATATTAGTCCTCCATTGCAACCCTTACTACTCAatgttattttacaaaacagaTTGCAACTTGTTTGTCTTACTGAAGACATTAAACAAGCCTTTCTACAAATAAGAGTTGATAATAAAGATCGTGATGTTTTCCGTTTCTGTTGGGTTTCGGACTTGAAAAGTAAAGAAGTAATAACTCTAAGATTTACTCGAATCCCGTTTGGCTGCGCATCTAGTCCCTTTATTCTTGGAGGAGTAATCATTTATTGA